One Kribbella sp. NBC_00662 genomic region harbors:
- the leuD gene encoding 3-isopropylmalate dehydratase small subunit produces MEAFTQHIGTAAPLRRSNVDTDQIIPAVYLKRVTRTGFEDGLFAAWRNDPSFVLNQPEYDGVSVLVAGPDFGTGSSREHAVWALLDYGFRVVVSSRFGDIFRGNSGKAGLLAALVEQDVVEQLWTTIESDPGTKVTVDLENKTISAGDVSAPFEIDDYTRYRLLNGLDDVGITLSHADDIAAYEATRPSFKPATLPAKA; encoded by the coding sequence ATGGAAGCCTTCACCCAGCACATCGGTACGGCGGCCCCGCTGCGCCGCAGCAACGTCGACACCGACCAGATCATCCCGGCCGTGTACCTGAAGCGCGTCACCCGGACCGGCTTCGAGGACGGCCTGTTCGCTGCCTGGCGCAACGATCCCTCGTTCGTCCTGAACCAGCCGGAGTACGACGGCGTCTCGGTGCTCGTCGCCGGACCGGACTTCGGCACCGGATCGTCGCGTGAGCACGCGGTCTGGGCGCTGCTCGACTACGGGTTCCGCGTGGTCGTGTCGTCGCGGTTCGGCGACATCTTCCGCGGCAACTCCGGTAAGGCCGGGCTGCTCGCGGCCCTGGTGGAGCAGGACGTGGTCGAGCAGCTGTGGACCACGATCGAGTCCGACCCGGGCACCAAGGTGACGGTCGACCTGGAGAACAAGACGATCTCAGCCGGTGACGTGTCGGCACCCTTCGAGATCGACGACTACACCCGCTACCGGTTGCTGAACGGCCTGGACGACGTCGGCATCACGCTGTCGCACGCGGACGACATCGCTGCGTACGAAGCAACCCGGCCTTCCTTCAAGCCGGCAACGCTTCCGGCGAAGGCCTGA
- the leuC gene encoding 3-isopropylmalate dehydratase large subunit produces MGRTLSEKVWDAHVVRHADGEPDLLYIDLHLVHEVTSPQAFDGLRLAGRGVRRPDLTIATEDHNVPTYDVDKPIADPVSRTQVDTLRKNAEEFGIRIHTLGDPDQGVVHVIGPQLGLTQPGMTVVCGDSHTSTHGAFGAIAFGIGTSEVEHVLATQTLMQARPKTMAVTVDGVLPDGVSAKDLVLALIAKVGTGGGQGYIVEYRGEAIRSLSMEARMTICNMSIEWGAKAGMIAPDETTFEYLKDKPHAPQGVDWEAAVEYWKSLATDEDATFDREVVLRAEDIAPFVTWGTNPGQGIPLSESVPSPDDFDNPNDKVAAERALEYMGLTAGTPMREIHVDTVFLGSCTNGRIEDLRAAAGVLAGRKVAEGTRMLVVPGSGRVRLQAEAEGLDTIFKDAGAEWRGAGCSMCLGMNPDQLAPGERSASTSNRNFEGRQGKGGRTHLVSPLVAAATAVTGTLAAPADLPPVAVPANA; encoded by the coding sequence ATGGGTAGGACGTTGTCGGAAAAGGTCTGGGACGCGCACGTCGTGCGCCATGCCGACGGAGAACCCGACCTTCTCTACATCGACCTCCATCTGGTCCACGAGGTGACCAGTCCCCAGGCCTTCGACGGTCTGCGGCTGGCCGGTCGCGGCGTACGGCGTCCCGATCTCACCATCGCGACCGAGGACCACAACGTCCCGACGTACGACGTGGACAAGCCGATCGCCGACCCGGTGTCGCGCACCCAGGTGGACACGCTGCGGAAGAACGCCGAGGAGTTCGGCATCCGGATCCACACCCTCGGCGACCCGGACCAGGGCGTCGTGCACGTGATCGGCCCGCAGCTCGGACTGACCCAGCCCGGGATGACCGTGGTCTGCGGTGACAGCCACACCTCGACGCACGGTGCGTTCGGCGCGATTGCCTTCGGCATCGGTACGAGCGAGGTCGAGCACGTGCTCGCCACCCAGACGCTGATGCAGGCCCGGCCGAAGACGATGGCCGTCACGGTCGACGGCGTACTGCCGGACGGTGTTTCCGCGAAGGACCTGGTGCTGGCGCTGATCGCCAAGGTCGGCACCGGCGGCGGCCAGGGCTACATCGTCGAGTACCGCGGTGAGGCGATCCGGAGCTTGAGCATGGAAGCCCGGATGACGATCTGCAACATGTCGATCGAGTGGGGCGCCAAGGCCGGCATGATCGCGCCGGACGAGACCACCTTCGAGTACCTGAAGGACAAGCCGCACGCGCCGCAGGGCGTCGACTGGGAAGCCGCGGTCGAGTACTGGAAGAGCCTGGCCACCGATGAGGACGCGACGTTCGACCGCGAGGTCGTCCTGCGGGCGGAGGACATCGCGCCGTTCGTCACCTGGGGCACGAACCCGGGCCAGGGCATCCCGCTGTCGGAGAGCGTGCCGTCGCCGGACGACTTCGACAACCCCAACGACAAGGTCGCCGCCGAGCGTGCACTGGAGTACATGGGCCTCACCGCCGGTACGCCGATGCGCGAGATCCACGTGGACACGGTGTTCCTGGGCTCCTGCACCAACGGCCGGATCGAGGACCTGCGCGCCGCGGCCGGGGTGCTCGCCGGCCGGAAGGTTGCCGAGGGCACCCGGATGCTCGTGGTCCCGGGCTCCGGCCGGGTCCGGCTGCAGGCCGAGGCCGAGGGCCTGGACACGATCTTCAAGGACGCCGGGGCCGAGTGGCGCGGCGCCGGATGCTCGATGTGCCTGGGCATGAACCCGGACCAGCTGGCCCCGGGTGAGCGCAGCGCCTCCACCTCGAACCGGAACTTCGAAGGCCGCCAGGGCAAGGGCGGTCGCACCCACCTGGTGTCGCCGCTGGTCGCCGCCGCGACCGCCGTCACCGGCACCCTGGCCGCACCGGCCGACCTGCCGCCCGTCGCCGTACCTGCGAACGCCTGA
- a CDS encoding IclR family transcriptional regulator has translation MDNSSGVGVLDKAALVLSALESGPATLAGLVAATGLARPTAHRLAVALEHHRLVGRDMQGRFVLGPRLSELASAAGEDRLLATAGPVLARLRDITGESAQLFRRQGEYRVCVAAAERPSGLRDTVPVGSQLTMAAGSAAQILLAWEDPERMHRGLHNASFNAAALAGVRRRGWAHSVGEREQGVASVSAPVRSPSGKVIAAVSVSGPIERLSRQPGRMHAPAVMAAAERLSEALRRASE, from the coding sequence ATGGACAACTCTAGCGGAGTCGGCGTTCTCGACAAAGCAGCCCTGGTTCTGTCGGCCCTCGAGTCCGGGCCGGCGACCCTGGCCGGTCTCGTGGCGGCCACCGGGCTGGCCCGCCCGACCGCCCACCGGCTGGCAGTGGCGCTGGAGCACCACCGTCTGGTCGGCCGTGACATGCAGGGACGGTTCGTGCTCGGTCCGCGACTCAGCGAGTTGGCCTCCGCCGCCGGTGAGGACCGGCTGCTCGCGACCGCCGGCCCGGTGCTGGCGCGACTGCGGGACATCACCGGTGAGTCGGCGCAACTGTTCCGCCGCCAGGGTGAGTACCGCGTGTGCGTCGCCGCCGCCGAGCGTCCGTCTGGTCTGCGCGACACCGTGCCGGTCGGCAGCCAGCTGACGATGGCCGCTGGTTCGGCTGCTCAGATACTGCTTGCCTGGGAGGACCCGGAGCGGATGCACCGCGGCCTCCACAACGCGTCGTTCAACGCGGCCGCGCTGGCCGGCGTACGGCGTCGTGGCTGGGCGCACTCGGTCGGTGAGCGGGAGCAGGGCGTCGCGTCCGTCTCCGCCCCGGTCCGCTCCCCCAGCGGCAAGGTGATCGCCGCCGTCTCGGTCTCCGGCCCGATCGAGCGCCTGTCCCGCCAGCCCGGCCGGATGCACGCCCCGGCCGTGATGGCCGCCGCCGAGCGGCTCTCCGAGGCTCTGCGCCGCGCATCGGAGTAG
- a CDS encoding HdeD family acid-resistance protein encodes MERDWLTLGWKMLLVRGVIAVIFGILAIVWPIHTAIALALLWGFWALFDGVGSIVQAFQPESKGSRLWLVVLGVIALLAAFFAITSPGMAATTLTWILGIWLIIRGIFELAGAFSSQQVVPRWLLVLSGLLSILIGVLFAANPGAGAVSVAVVLGVTALVWGVVLIGVGFSVRRELHSGPAHSSPSPA; translated from the coding sequence ATGGAGCGGGACTGGCTGACTCTCGGCTGGAAGATGTTGCTCGTCCGCGGTGTCATCGCCGTTATCTTCGGGATCCTGGCGATCGTATGGCCCATCCACACGGCGATCGCGCTGGCCCTGCTGTGGGGCTTCTGGGCCCTGTTCGACGGTGTCGGTTCGATCGTCCAGGCGTTCCAGCCCGAGTCCAAGGGCAGCCGGCTGTGGCTGGTCGTGCTCGGGGTGATCGCGCTGCTCGCGGCGTTCTTCGCGATCACCAGCCCGGGGATGGCAGCGACCACGCTGACCTGGATCCTCGGAATCTGGCTGATCATCCGCGGCATCTTCGAACTCGCGGGTGCGTTCAGCAGCCAACAGGTGGTGCCACGCTGGCTCCTGGTGCTGAGCGGGCTGCTGTCCATCCTCATCGGCGTCCTGTTCGCCGCCAACCCCGGCGCGGGCGCGGTAAGCGTCGCCGTGGTCCTCGGCGTCACAGCCCTCGTCTGGGGCGTGGTCCTCATCGGCGTCGGCTTCTCCGTACGCCGAGAACTCCACAGCGGCCCCGCCCACTCCAGCCCTTCACCGGCCTAA
- a CDS encoding LacI family DNA-binding transcriptional regulator: protein MGRSMATARDVAERAGTSTAVVSYVFNNGPRPVSAETRRRVLEAAAELDYKPNILARALSAGRTYSLGLLIPQIRNPYFATLAEHLENFARRHDHLLLIGDSAGDPEQESAHIGSFIERKVDGVVLVSLLVEPAIQRFAAAGVPVVALHPVPEGVTVSTLSIDYVAAAEASTDHLLSHGYRALGVVTGPEDSPGTSEHRRGIERALEKHSRASARYVASPVSRFAARDAVQPWFKQKRPPRAIYCSTDEQAFGVLFAAWEAGLRVPEDVAVMGFDGTSECTVTIPPLASVRQPIEETARRAVELLLDRSNSQAARHVLDYQLIPSTSCGC from the coding sequence ATGGGGAGATCGATGGCGACGGCTCGTGATGTCGCGGAGCGGGCCGGTACGTCGACCGCGGTCGTCAGCTATGTGTTCAACAACGGGCCCCGGCCGGTGTCCGCGGAGACCCGCCGGCGTGTGCTCGAGGCCGCGGCGGAGCTGGACTACAAGCCCAACATCCTTGCCCGCGCGCTGAGCGCGGGTCGCACCTACTCGCTCGGTCTGCTGATCCCGCAGATCCGCAACCCGTACTTCGCCACGCTCGCCGAGCACCTGGAGAACTTCGCGCGCCGGCACGACCACCTGCTGCTGATCGGTGACTCGGCGGGCGATCCGGAGCAGGAGTCCGCGCACATCGGGTCGTTCATCGAGCGCAAGGTGGACGGCGTCGTACTCGTCTCGCTGCTGGTGGAGCCGGCGATCCAGCGGTTCGCGGCGGCCGGCGTACCTGTGGTTGCGCTGCATCCCGTGCCTGAGGGGGTGACGGTGTCGACGCTCTCGATCGACTACGTCGCGGCCGCCGAGGCGTCGACGGATCACCTGCTGTCGCACGGCTACCGCGCCCTCGGCGTCGTCACCGGCCCGGAAGATTCACCTGGTACGTCGGAACACCGTCGCGGGATCGAACGGGCGCTGGAGAAGCACTCGCGGGCGTCGGCGCGGTACGTCGCCAGCCCGGTGTCGCGGTTCGCTGCACGCGACGCCGTACAGCCGTGGTTCAAACAGAAGCGGCCGCCGCGGGCGATCTACTGCTCGACCGACGAGCAGGCGTTCGGCGTACTGTTCGCGGCCTGGGAGGCCGGGCTGCGGGTGCCGGAAGACGTTGCGGTGATGGGATTCGACGGCACGAGCGAGTGCACGGTGACGATCCCACCGCTGGCCAGCGTGCGCCAGCCGATCGAGGAGACCGCACGCCGTGCCGTCGAACTGCTGCTGGACCGCTCGAACAGCCAGGCCGCCCGTCACGTCCTCGACTATCAGCTGATCCCGAGCACGTCCTGCGGCTGCTAA
- a CDS encoding nucleoside hydrolase: MHQLILDTDIGSDVDDAMALAQIMGSPDLDLLEVHTVYGDTRLRAQLARRYAALAGRDLVVVPGAVETLSGRQVWWAGHEGTLHDDLASEAVSAESAPERLVARLREQPGELDVAAIGPLTNVAKALQLEPQVAGWIRHLWVMGGSFGDDKAEHNFKSDDVAAQVVLSAGIPTTITGLEITQQVAIEASRLERIRAAGALGAALGADIEQWWAYWSETWNVPHDPVAVLVLSRPELFETSEVGRVAIEVGGDGAGRSVFTPDAGGSVRIVTAVDAEQVAEEITARIVAAGRAYAAGHGEIDGDGS, from the coding sequence ATGCACCAGCTCATTCTCGACACCGATATCGGCTCCGACGTCGACGACGCCATGGCACTCGCCCAGATCATGGGCAGCCCGGATCTCGACCTGCTCGAGGTCCACACGGTGTACGGCGACACCAGGCTGCGCGCGCAACTCGCCCGCCGGTACGCCGCACTCGCCGGGCGCGACCTGGTCGTCGTACCGGGTGCTGTGGAGACCTTGTCGGGACGGCAGGTCTGGTGGGCCGGGCACGAGGGCACGCTGCACGACGACCTGGCCTCTGAGGCAGTCAGTGCGGAGAGTGCGCCGGAGCGGTTGGTGGCGCGGCTACGTGAGCAGCCTGGTGAGCTCGACGTTGCCGCGATCGGACCGCTGACCAACGTAGCCAAGGCATTGCAGCTGGAGCCTCAGGTGGCCGGGTGGATCCGGCATCTGTGGGTGATGGGTGGGTCGTTCGGCGACGACAAGGCCGAGCACAACTTCAAGTCCGATGATGTTGCTGCGCAGGTGGTGCTGAGCGCGGGGATTCCGACGACGATCACGGGGCTCGAGATCACCCAGCAGGTGGCGATCGAGGCGTCGCGGCTGGAGCGGATCCGGGCCGCTGGCGCCTTGGGTGCTGCGTTGGGGGCGGACATCGAGCAGTGGTGGGCGTATTGGAGTGAGACCTGGAACGTGCCGCATGACCCGGTTGCGGTGCTTGTGCTGAGTCGCCCGGAACTGTTCGAGACCTCGGAGGTCGGGCGGGTGGCGATCGAGGTCGGTGGGGACGGGGCTGGGCGGAGTGTCTTCACGCCGGACGCGGGCGGCTCGGTGCGGATCGTGACCGCTGTGGATGCCGAGCAGGTGGCTGAGGAGATCACGGCACGGATCGTGGCGGCTGGGCGGGCATACGCTGCTGGTCATGGGGAGATCGATGGCGACGGCTCGTGA
- a CDS encoding carbohydrate ABC transporter permease, protein MKRAGLSVLGGVIGILFFLPLLWVLTNSLRPGSETFAHLTLSWQTFFELKPTLHNYSALLSSDVGRATLNSILVSAATVVIGLAVCASAAFGLAAFEYRGRGLVFGIVVLSFLVPFDAIAIPLSTMFRDWHLTNTFTGLVLPGIGNGMAIFLLRQFFLGIPAELVEAGRLDGLGWFGVFRWIYLPLSRPALIGAGLMLFLFQWQSYVWPLLIGTDAKHILGPVALSNLQGQNFADYGLVFAGAVVLTVIPLAVIAGFQRYFVQSVSSTGLK, encoded by the coding sequence GTGAAGCGGGCCGGCCTGTCGGTGCTCGGTGGAGTCATCGGCATCCTGTTCTTCCTGCCGCTGCTGTGGGTGCTGACCAACTCGCTCCGGCCCGGCTCGGAGACGTTCGCCCACCTGACACTGTCGTGGCAGACGTTCTTCGAGTTGAAGCCGACGTTGCACAACTACTCGGCCCTGCTGAGCAGCGATGTCGGTCGGGCGACGCTCAACTCGATCCTGGTCAGCGCGGCCACGGTCGTGATCGGCCTCGCGGTCTGCGCGTCGGCGGCGTTCGGGCTGGCGGCGTTCGAGTACCGCGGGCGCGGGCTGGTGTTCGGCATCGTCGTACTGAGCTTCCTGGTGCCGTTCGACGCGATCGCGATCCCGCTGTCGACGATGTTCCGCGACTGGCACCTGACGAACACGTTCACCGGGCTGGTGCTGCCGGGGATCGGCAACGGGATGGCGATCTTCCTGCTGCGGCAGTTCTTCCTCGGCATCCCGGCCGAGCTGGTCGAGGCCGGCCGGCTGGACGGGCTGGGCTGGTTCGGCGTGTTCCGCTGGATCTACCTGCCGCTGTCGCGGCCCGCGCTGATCGGCGCCGGTCTGATGCTGTTCCTCTTCCAGTGGCAGTCGTACGTCTGGCCGCTCCTGATCGGCACCGACGCCAAACACATCCTCGGCCCGGTGGCCCTGTCCAACCTGCAAGGTCAGAACTTCGCCGACTACGGTCTCGTGTTCGCGGGCGCCGTCGTCCTCACCGTCATCCCGCTGGCGGTCATCGCCGGCTTCCAGCGGTACTTCGTCCAGTCCGTGTCCAGCACGGGCCTGAAATAG
- a CDS encoding carbohydrate ABC transporter permease: protein MRKRGQGLIALAFLAPALLCLAVLRIVPAISAVVESFYTESLLRGGRVFAGLGNYTDLLSNKDFRQSVGVTLLFTVLVNPIQVVVSFLLAVLFTQRAAGSKLWRTLVILPIATPPAVSAVIWSVIYRPDGLANGVLERLGLPAQPFLTSSGQVLPSLIVLLSWIGVGYWMLFLIAGIQEVPVEVREAALLDGAGAWRRMVSVILPLVRRPLAFVLVADTVSNLLVFAPVQILTKGGPNGDSNLLMYDVYTRAYAIGDIHVAQAEVVILVALTLAIVAGQFRLLRGDQ from the coding sequence ATGAGGAAGCGTGGGCAAGGGCTGATCGCCCTTGCCTTCCTCGCGCCGGCGCTGCTGTGTCTGGCTGTGCTGCGGATCGTCCCGGCGATCTCGGCCGTGGTCGAGAGCTTCTACACCGAGAGCCTGCTGCGCGGCGGGCGGGTGTTCGCCGGGCTGGGCAACTACACGGATCTGCTGTCGAACAAGGACTTCCGGCAATCGGTCGGCGTGACGCTGCTCTTCACCGTGCTCGTGAACCCGATCCAGGTGGTCGTCTCGTTCCTGTTGGCGGTGCTGTTCACCCAGCGCGCGGCTGGCTCGAAGCTCTGGCGCACCTTGGTCATCCTGCCGATAGCCACCCCGCCTGCGGTGTCGGCAGTGATCTGGAGCGTCATCTACCGGCCGGACGGCCTCGCGAACGGCGTACTCGAGCGGCTCGGTCTGCCCGCGCAACCGTTCCTGACGTCGTCCGGCCAGGTGTTGCCGTCGCTGATCGTGCTGCTGTCGTGGATCGGTGTCGGGTACTGGATGCTGTTCCTGATCGCGGGCATCCAAGAGGTGCCGGTCGAGGTCCGCGAGGCCGCGCTGCTCGACGGCGCCGGTGCCTGGCGCCGGATGGTGTCGGTCATCCTCCCGCTGGTACGCCGACCGCTGGCGTTCGTCCTGGTCGCCGACACCGTCTCCAACCTGCTCGTGTTCGCCCCGGTGCAGATCCTCACCAAAGGCGGCCCGAACGGGGACAGCAACCTGCTGATGTACGACGTCTACACGCGCGCATACGCAATCGGCGACATCCACGTTGCCCAGGCCGAGGTCGTCATCCTGGTCGCACTGACGCTGGCGATCGTGGCCGGGCAGTTCCGGCTGCTGCGAGGTGACCAGTGA
- a CDS encoding extracellular solute-binding protein, whose amino-acid sequence MRRNLLPAAAVVAAAAMLVAGCGSSGSSDQPAATDSGPATGTVTFTGTDNAETYQPVIKAFEAKNPGIKVAYTQIPFDQFNATMQQRLSAKDAGIDVYTVDEPRVSQLAAKGFLTDLSDLDGQVKTKFSAAAYKTNHFRDKLWSLPMWNSTQFLFYNKTALAKAKVTPPTADPQQRWTWEQVEAAGRKAMQSGGTKYGLFMEQPEAYYQLQPLAESLGGGSGIEGDDALTPAVETDGWKKAMQWYGATFASGLSPRGIGGFQTGPVFANGNVAFFVGGPWDLKIFGSSKIDWGVAPLPYFQGGKPVTPTGSWSLGINPASKQQGMARKFLEFATLDAAGNLATTSTTTIIPANLDAQKQYTPKMDAFSGAKTAGAAAITAYESEHTAVSRPVSVGYIQFEEVMGKAFADIRNGTNSDTRLQEATRQLTDAWKSIR is encoded by the coding sequence GTGCGCCGGAACCTCTTACCCGCCGCAGCCGTTGTCGCTGCCGCGGCCATGCTCGTCGCCGGCTGCGGCTCGTCCGGCTCCTCCGACCAGCCGGCCGCGACCGACTCCGGTCCGGCGACCGGGACCGTCACGTTCACCGGCACCGACAACGCCGAGACCTACCAGCCGGTGATCAAGGCCTTCGAGGCGAAGAACCCGGGGATCAAGGTCGCCTACACGCAGATCCCGTTCGACCAGTTCAACGCGACCATGCAGCAGCGGTTGAGCGCGAAGGACGCGGGCATCGACGTCTACACGGTCGACGAGCCGCGGGTCTCGCAGCTCGCCGCGAAGGGCTTCCTCACCGATCTCAGCGACCTCGACGGCCAGGTGAAGACGAAGTTCAGTGCGGCGGCGTACAAGACCAACCACTTCCGCGACAAGCTGTGGTCGTTGCCGATGTGGAACTCGACGCAGTTCCTCTTCTACAACAAGACCGCGCTCGCGAAGGCGAAGGTGACGCCGCCGACCGCGGACCCGCAGCAGCGCTGGACCTGGGAGCAGGTCGAGGCTGCCGGCCGCAAGGCGATGCAGTCGGGTGGCACGAAGTACGGCCTGTTCATGGAGCAGCCCGAGGCGTACTACCAGCTGCAGCCGCTGGCCGAGTCGCTCGGCGGCGGCTCCGGGATCGAGGGCGACGACGCACTCACCCCGGCGGTCGAGACCGACGGCTGGAAGAAGGCGATGCAGTGGTACGGCGCGACCTTCGCGAGCGGACTGTCGCCGCGGGGGATCGGCGGCTTCCAGACCGGACCGGTGTTCGCGAACGGCAACGTGGCGTTCTTCGTCGGCGGGCCGTGGGACCTGAAGATCTTCGGCAGCTCGAAGATCGACTGGGGCGTCGCGCCGCTGCCGTACTTCCAGGGCGGCAAGCCGGTCACACCGACCGGGTCGTGGTCGCTCGGCATCAACCCGGCGTCGAAGCAGCAGGGGATGGCGCGCAAGTTCCTCGAGTTCGCGACACTCGATGCCGCCGGCAATCTGGCCACGACCAGTACGACGACGATCATTCCGGCCAACCTCGACGCGCAGAAGCAGTACACCCCGAAGATGGACGCGTTCTCCGGCGCGAAGACGGCCGGCGCGGCGGCGATCACGGCGTACGAGAGTGAGCACACCGCCGTGTCGCGGCCGGTGAGTGTCGGCTACATCCAGTTCGAGGAAGTCATGGGCAAGGCGTTCGCCGACATCCGCAACGGCACCAACTCCGACACGCGGCTGCAGGAGGCGACCCGCCAGCTCACCGACGCTTGGAAGTCGATTAGATGA
- a CDS encoding lysostaphin resistance A-like protein, which yields MSEVAPRTPYQRLLRNPDAPSGYVVLGALTILVGWMVASVIILGIQQAIRKDPEGTLSWFGLLATNLTLVVLIPLSMLVARKLNRQAPGLLSSVAGGLRWRPLAWFALAAIVIELIALAVVQVGDIQLATGERHSGGAAPDAIAVIVVTLLTSTFQAAGEEYYFRGYLLQAMGALVRSTAIVVVVTALLFTAAHGIWPWQSPALFVDRLAFGLVAAVLVVRTGGLEASISAHAANNVVTFIFAALTDTVGASLGVKDAPWSLVTVDVVKFVAFGAVALVIARRLGLTADNQKSLV from the coding sequence ATGAGCGAGGTCGCCCCGCGGACGCCGTACCAGCGGCTGCTGCGCAATCCCGATGCCCCGAGCGGGTACGTCGTCCTCGGCGCGCTGACGATCCTGGTCGGCTGGATGGTCGCGAGCGTGATCATCCTCGGCATCCAGCAGGCGATCCGGAAGGATCCCGAGGGCACGCTGTCCTGGTTCGGACTGCTCGCGACCAACCTGACGCTGGTCGTGCTGATCCCGCTCAGCATGCTCGTCGCCCGCAAGCTCAACCGGCAGGCACCAGGGCTGCTGTCCTCGGTGGCCGGCGGGCTGCGCTGGCGGCCGCTGGCCTGGTTCGCGCTCGCGGCGATCGTGATCGAGCTGATTGCACTCGCCGTCGTCCAGGTCGGTGACATCCAGCTCGCGACCGGAGAGCGGCACAGCGGCGGCGCGGCGCCGGATGCGATCGCGGTCATCGTCGTCACGCTGCTCACCTCGACGTTCCAGGCCGCGGGGGAGGAGTACTACTTCCGCGGGTACCTGCTGCAGGCGATGGGTGCGCTGGTCCGCAGTACGGCGATCGTGGTCGTGGTGACCGCGCTGCTGTTCACGGCCGCGCACGGGATCTGGCCGTGGCAGAGCCCGGCGCTGTTCGTCGACCGGCTCGCGTTCGGGCTGGTCGCGGCGGTGCTCGTCGTACGCACCGGTGGTCTGGAGGCGTCGATCTCCGCGCACGCGGCGAACAACGTGGTGACGTTCATCTTCGCGGCGTTGACCGACACGGTCGGCGCGAGCCTCGGCGTGAAGGATGCGCCGTGGTCGCTGGTGACGGTCGACGTGGTGAAGTTCGTCGCGTTCGGTGCGGTCGCACTGGTGATCGCGCGCCGGCTCGGGCTGACCGCGGACAATCAGAAGAGTCTGGTGTGA
- the gltX gene encoding glutamate--tRNA ligase → MTDDVLGDLEPSKVRVRFPPSPTGLLTVGNIRSALFNWAFARHYGGTLVLRIEDTDTARNTEEGYQYTYDSLRWLGLTWDEGPGAGGDYGPYLQSERMDVYADVVAKLLAANKAYHCYCSQEELDQRREAARTAGEHSGYDGHCRNLTPEQIQAYVEEGRRPVVRLRMPDRPIVFDDLVRGEITFLPENLGDYVLVRANGYPLYPLVNPVDDALMEISHVLRGEDLLSSTPRQIALYEALAEIGVGSGRTPRFGHLPFVMGEGNKKLSKRDPGSGLGEYMQRGFLPEGLLNYLALLGWSIADDRDVFTMDEMVKAFDVRKVNSNAARFDPKKCEAINAAHMRMLPPEDFAQRMVPFLAGAGVLPAEPSAAQLATLQAAVPLVQERMNTLSESVDMLGFLFVDEDAFTIDPDAGAKVLTGDAGAVLDASVKALTDCEWTTEAIEAALRASLIDGLGLKPKNAFGPVRVAISGRRISPPLFESLELLGREKSLHRLEQARRSVASLS, encoded by the coding sequence GTGACTGACGACGTACTGGGAGATCTCGAGCCGAGCAAGGTCAGAGTGCGATTCCCACCGTCGCCGACCGGCCTGCTCACCGTCGGCAACATCCGCAGCGCGCTGTTCAACTGGGCCTTCGCCCGGCACTACGGCGGCACGCTCGTGCTCCGGATCGAGGACACCGACACCGCCCGCAACACCGAAGAGGGCTACCAGTACACCTACGACTCGCTGCGCTGGCTCGGCCTCACCTGGGATGAAGGTCCGGGCGCCGGCGGCGACTACGGGCCGTACCTGCAGTCCGAGCGGATGGACGTGTACGCCGACGTCGTCGCCAAGCTGCTCGCCGCGAACAAGGCGTACCACTGCTACTGCTCGCAGGAAGAGCTCGACCAGCGCCGCGAGGCCGCCCGGACCGCCGGTGAACACAGCGGATACGACGGCCACTGCCGCAACCTCACGCCCGAGCAGATCCAGGCGTACGTCGAGGAAGGCCGCCGCCCCGTGGTGCGGCTGCGAATGCCCGACCGCCCGATCGTGTTCGACGACCTGGTCCGCGGCGAGATCACGTTCCTCCCGGAGAACCTCGGCGACTACGTCCTGGTTCGCGCGAACGGCTACCCGCTCTACCCGCTGGTGAACCCGGTCGACGACGCACTGATGGAGATCAGCCACGTACTGCGCGGCGAGGACCTGCTCTCGTCGACGCCGCGGCAGATCGCGCTGTACGAGGCGCTGGCCGAGATCGGCGTCGGCAGCGGCCGGACGCCCCGGTTCGGGCACCTGCCGTTCGTGATGGGCGAGGGCAACAAGAAGCTGTCCAAGCGCGACCCGGGCTCCGGCCTGGGCGAGTACATGCAGCGCGGCTTCCTGCCCGAGGGCCTGCTGAACTACCTGGCCCTGCTCGGCTGGTCGATCGCCGACGACCGCGACGTGTTCACGATGGACGAGATGGTCAAGGCCTTCGACGTCCGCAAGGTCAACTCGAACGCGGCCCGGTTCGACCCGAAGAAGTGCGAGGCGATCAACGCGGCGCACATGCGGATGCTGCCGCCGGAGGACTTCGCCCAGCGGATGGTCCCGTTCCTGGCCGGCGCGGGCGTGCTCCCGGCGGAGCCGTCGGCAGCCCAGCTCGCGACACTGCAGGCCGCCGTACCACTGGTGCAGGAGCGGATGAACACGTTGTCCGAGTCGGTCGACATGCTCGGGTTCCTGTTCGTCGACGAGGACGCGTTCACGATCGACCCGGATGCCGGCGCGAAAGTGCTGACCGGTGACGCCGGCGCCGTACTGGATGCCTCGGTCAAGGCGCTCACGGACTGCGAGTGGACCACCGAAGCGATCGAGGCGGCGTTGCGGGCATCGCTGATCGACGGCCTCGGGCTGAAGCCGAAGAACGCGTTCGGCCCGGTCCGGGTGGCGATCTCCGGTCGCCGGATCTCGCCGCCGCTGTTCGAGTCGCTCGAGCTGCTCGGGCGGGAGAAGTCACTGCACCGCCTCGAGCAGGCCCGGCGCTCCGTGGCATCGCTGTCATGA